One window of Mus caroli chromosome 11, CAROLI_EIJ_v1.1, whole genome shotgun sequence genomic DNA carries:
- the LOC110305995 gene encoding protein Wfdc21 has translation MKLGAFLLLVSLITLSLEVQELQAAVRPLQLLGTCAELCSGDWDCGPEEQCVSIGCSHICTTN, from the exons ATGAAGCTAGGAGCCTTCCTTCTGTTGGTGTCCCTCATCACCCTCAGCCTAGAGGTACAGGAGCTGCAGGCTGCAGTGAGACCTCTGCAGCTTTTAG GCACCTGTGCTGAGCTCTGCAGTGGTGACTGGGACTGTGGGCCAGAGGAACAATGTGTCAGTATTGGATGCAGTCACATCTGTACTACAAACTAA